From Planctomycetota bacterium, one genomic window encodes:
- a CDS encoding thioredoxin family protein: MSKRASLACVLAALTALPAFAGEEAAWTENAADAMAAAAKDGKDLLIDFTGSDWCGWCMRLDKEVFSQEAFTAAAPKSFVLLKLDFPRERPLSEATKKQNAEWQAKFRISGYPTIVLADAAGRPYARTGYQEGGAEKYMQHLVALRKIRVQRDEALAKAQAAEGVEKAKLLDAALAPIDASLVMGNYEDVVAEIVKLDADNKAGLRNKYGAMSALVRIEAAARGKDLDGAIQLADDALKTYGDTGSAAQDILFVKSLCFYRKSDKAQAKALLEAALKAAPDGPKAEQIKMILERMFKDIK; the protein is encoded by the coding sequence ATGTCGAAACGTGCGTCGCTGGCGTGCGTTCTGGCGGCCCTGACGGCCCTGCCGGCCTTCGCCGGCGAGGAGGCGGCCTGGACCGAGAACGCCGCCGACGCGATGGCGGCCGCGGCCAAGGACGGCAAGGACCTGCTCATCGACTTCACCGGCTCCGACTGGTGCGGCTGGTGCATGCGGCTGGACAAGGAGGTCTTCAGCCAGGAGGCGTTCACGGCCGCCGCCCCGAAGAGCTTCGTGCTCCTCAAACTCGACTTCCCCAGGGAGCGGCCGCTCTCCGAGGCGACGAAGAAGCAGAACGCCGAATGGCAGGCGAAGTTCCGCATCAGCGGCTACCCGACCATCGTGCTGGCCGACGCGGCGGGCAGGCCCTATGCCCGCACGGGCTACCAGGAGGGCGGCGCCGAGAAGTACATGCAGCACCTCGTGGCGCTCCGCAAGATCCGCGTCCAGCGCGATGAGGCCCTGGCCAAGGCCCAGGCCGCCGAGGGCGTCGAGAAGGCCAAGCTGCTCGACGCCGCGCTCGCCCCGATTGACGCCTCGCTCGTCATGGGCAACTACGAGGACGTGGTGGCCGAGATCGTGAAGCTCGATGCCGACAACAAGGCCGGGCTGCGGAACAAGTACGGCGCCATGTCGGCCCTCGTCAGGATCGAGGCCGCGGCGCGGGGCAAGGACCTCGACGGGGCCATCCAGCTCGCCGACGACGCGCTCAAGACCTACGGCGACACCGGCTCGGCTGCGCAGGACATCCTGTTCGTCAAGTCGTTGTGCTTCTACCGCAAGAGCGACAAGGCCCAGGCCAAGGCACTGCTCGAGGCCGCCCTCAAGGCCGCGCCCGACGGCCCCAAGGCCGAGCAGATCAAGATGATCCTGGAGCGGATGTTCAAGGACATCAAGTAG